The following nucleotide sequence is from Pseudomonas sp. RC10.
GGCGGCATTGAAAGCAGCGACCACATCGCCGCTGATGGCGTTGACCTTGCCGTTGCTCAGGGTGAGCGTGGCGACGCCGTCGTCCAGTTGATAGGCGACCAAATCACTCATGGCACGAGTCCTTATTGTTGTGAGATGGCGCAGACGTTACTCACCCCAAGGGGCAAGGTAAAGCGCTAAGGGTGACTGGCAAGTCAGGGTTTCGGGCCGCGTGGAGGGCAGAAAGGTGCGGCCCGAGGGAGTGGGACGGGGTTTACTCAGGAATGGCGTTTGCGGCGCGGTATTCTTCCCAGTCGATGCCGAGGGTTTCAGCCGCTTCTTTATGGGCTTCAAGTCGCATCGACTTGAGTTGCTCGGGTGTTTCAGCGACGAAAGTCAACGCCAGTTCCCATGTCTCGATGCCTTGGGCCTCTGCTTCATCTTCGAAGGCCCAGCGAATCTGATCTTGCTGGTCTTTCGCGGAAAGGTTTGCGATCTCGGCCTGAAGGGTCGGGTTGGTCACGATGTACTTTGCCAGGGCAGCTTCGGTCCAGTCATTTGCGTTCATGCGAAGAGATCTCCAATAGAGCGAGCTGTCGTAGGCTTTGAACGATAAGTGGCTGCGCTCAGCCAGGCTGCGTT
It contains:
- a CDS encoding DUF6388 family protein, which encodes MNANDWTEAALAKYIVTNPTLQAEIANLSAKDQQDQIRWAFEDEAEAQGIETWELALTFVAETPEQLKSMRLEAHKEAAETLGIDWEEYRAANAIPE